Proteins encoded within one genomic window of Legionella sp. PC997:
- a CDS encoding phosphopentomutase — translation MTGRVCILLMDSFGIGASLDAHRYGDAGANTFVHIHEACERDECNREGLRQGPLTLPNLAKLGLYHATLASCGLRFVELSNFSEPVGHYGYAVEQSLGKDTPSGHWELAGVPVTFEWGYFPEQPFCFPKKLIDTFIQRTGLPGVLGEKHASGTTILDELGEEHIRTGKPIVYTSADSVFQIAAHEEHFGLQRLYDICEIARTLVDEYQIGRVIARPFIGQPGAFKRTPHRKDYATLPPEKTLLDYMKESGREVIALGKIADIYAHQGVTQVIKADDNMALFDATLAAMKTAPEGSLVFTNFVDFDSSFGHRRDVTGYAHALEAFDARLPELDALLKPDDLVVIAADHGCDPTFPGSDHTREHIPVLAYGPNIKSRFIGRRDTFADVGQSIAQHLGLENLSHGVSFLI, via the coding sequence ATGACAGGGAGAGTTTGTATATTACTGATGGATTCTTTTGGCATTGGGGCAAGTTTAGATGCCCATCGTTATGGGGATGCGGGCGCTAATACATTTGTTCATATTCATGAAGCATGTGAACGTGATGAGTGCAATCGAGAGGGGCTTCGCCAAGGCCCTTTAACTTTGCCTAATTTGGCCAAACTAGGACTTTACCATGCAACTCTAGCAAGTTGTGGATTGCGTTTTGTTGAATTGTCTAATTTTTCTGAACCTGTAGGCCATTATGGTTATGCAGTAGAACAGAGCTTAGGGAAGGATACTCCAAGCGGACATTGGGAGTTAGCAGGGGTCCCAGTGACGTTCGAATGGGGTTATTTTCCCGAACAACCATTTTGCTTTCCTAAAAAATTAATTGATACCTTTATTCAACGAACTGGGTTACCAGGGGTTCTTGGTGAGAAACATGCGTCAGGAACTACAATTCTTGATGAGTTGGGTGAAGAACACATCAGAACAGGAAAGCCTATAGTTTATACTTCCGCAGACAGTGTATTTCAAATTGCCGCCCATGAAGAACATTTTGGATTACAGCGGTTGTATGATATCTGTGAAATTGCACGTACTTTGGTCGATGAATATCAGATTGGACGGGTAATTGCCCGACCTTTTATTGGTCAACCAGGAGCATTCAAACGAACTCCACATCGTAAAGATTATGCAACGTTACCTCCCGAAAAAACCCTACTTGATTACATGAAAGAATCCGGTCGCGAAGTAATTGCCCTAGGAAAAATTGCAGATATTTATGCTCATCAGGGAGTAACCCAAGTGATTAAGGCTGATGACAACATGGCCTTGTTCGATGCTACTTTGGCTGCAATGAAGACTGCTCCGGAGGGTAGTTTAGTTTTTACTAATTTTGTAGACTTTGATTCCTCATTTGGCCATCGTCGTGATGTAACGGGTTATGCTCATGCACTTGAAGCGTTTGATGCACGTCTTCCAGAGCTCGATGCTTTATTAAAGCCCGATGATCTAGTTGTTATTGCAGCCGATCATGGGTGTGATCCTACTTTTCCTGGATCTGATCACACAAGAGAGCATATTCCTGTATTAGCATATGGCCCTAACATTAAAAGCCGTTTCATTGGACGTCGCGATACCTTTGCTGATGTAGGCCAAAGTATCGCACAACATCTTGGATTAGAGAATTTATCACATGGAGTATCTTTTTTAATCTGA
- a CDS encoding glycosyltransferase family 39 protein encodes MNIENEKQLQHQFFYNAQFALVFLLVCRIISICFIPLNDVSEARYAEIARKMLETGNWVTPLHDYGVPFWAKPPLSTWLSAFSMKLFGVNEFAVRLPGLLLSLITIWLIWYVVKRHSGHVIAMVTTIILAGTLYFFLDAGTVMTDPSLVLCITLVEIAFWRAVVDDSKLWSYIFFVGLGLGLLAKGPVAIVLSGMPIFFWVLLRKQWRNLWKRLPWIKGILLMLAIALPWYIWAEIRTPGFLNYFIIGENFNRFLKPGWVGDKYGFAHQQAWGMIWVYAVIGTLPWCVLGAAWFIKYKHNARKVFVDNDGWLSYFFLCTVVPILFFTFSRNIIYTYIFPSLPAFSVFFVTYWDRVGAITRARQLITGLSVLVGVLFLGATFLFNAMPEAISKTEKLVVASWLKQHPEAGSYLIYWSFKTEFSAQFYSGGRVKSALNNKELCRLLDNGRENYLVIKPYYTPDVSPELFSKMILIQRVYAGDKRFLLMRIPRSARIPCRNIKTAEAEYWKYYYLEQGDILSHVVTPNLFNKDTNLFRVLV; translated from the coding sequence TTGAATATTGAAAACGAAAAACAGTTGCAACACCAATTTTTTTATAATGCCCAATTTGCATTAGTCTTTCTTCTGGTCTGTCGAATAATTTCTATATGTTTTATTCCTTTGAATGATGTTTCCGAAGCACGTTATGCAGAAATTGCACGCAAGATGTTGGAAACCGGGAATTGGGTCACGCCTCTCCATGATTATGGCGTTCCTTTTTGGGCGAAGCCGCCGTTGTCTACTTGGTTATCTGCTTTTTCGATGAAACTTTTTGGGGTTAATGAGTTTGCGGTTCGTTTGCCCGGTCTATTGTTATCTTTGATTACGATATGGCTTATTTGGTATGTGGTTAAAAGGCATAGTGGTCATGTAATTGCTATGGTCACAACAATAATACTTGCGGGGACATTGTATTTTTTCCTTGATGCAGGAACTGTAATGACTGATCCATCTTTAGTTCTTTGCATTACTTTGGTCGAAATCGCGTTTTGGCGAGCGGTGGTGGATGACAGCAAACTTTGGTCTTATATTTTTTTTGTAGGTCTGGGGTTAGGTTTGTTAGCAAAAGGCCCTGTTGCGATTGTTTTATCAGGCATGCCCATATTTTTTTGGGTTTTATTACGAAAGCAGTGGCGTAATTTATGGAAGCGCTTGCCTTGGATAAAGGGCATATTACTCATGCTTGCTATCGCTCTTCCTTGGTACATTTGGGCAGAAATAAGAACGCCGGGATTTTTAAATTATTTTATTATTGGCGAGAATTTCAATCGATTTTTAAAACCAGGATGGGTCGGTGATAAGTATGGTTTTGCCCACCAGCAAGCTTGGGGAATGATTTGGGTATATGCTGTCATTGGTACTTTACCTTGGTGTGTGCTTGGCGCTGCATGGTTTATTAAATACAAACATAATGCACGCAAAGTATTTGTCGATAACGATGGTTGGTTGAGTTATTTTTTTCTATGCACCGTCGTTCCAATACTCTTTTTTACTTTTTCTCGAAACATTATTTACACCTATATTTTTCCAAGCCTTCCTGCTTTTTCAGTGTTTTTTGTTACATATTGGGATCGCGTTGGTGCCATCACCAGAGCTAGACAGCTTATTACAGGTCTCTCTGTACTGGTCGGAGTACTCTTTCTGGGGGCGACTTTTTTATTTAATGCAATGCCAGAAGCAATATCCAAAACGGAAAAATTGGTAGTTGCTTCCTGGTTAAAGCAACATCCTGAAGCTGGAAGCTATCTAATTTATTGGAGTTTCAAAACTGAATTTTCCGCTCAATTTTACTCAGGAGGTCGAGTGAAATCTGCTCTGAATAATAAAGAACTTTGCCGATTGCTGGACAATGGACGAGAAAATTATTTAGTAATTAAACCCTATTATACGCCCGATGTTTCACCTGAGTTGTTTTCCAAAATGATTCTAATTCAGCGTGTGTATGCGGGTGATAAACGTTTTTTATTGATGCGTATACCCCGTTCAGCACGGATACCTTGTCGAAACATAAAAACAGCGGAAGCTGAATACTGGAAATATTATTACCTTGAACAAGGGGATATCTTAAGCCACGTAGTCACTCCAAATTTGTTCAATAAAGATACCAATTTATTTAGAGTTTTGGTATAA
- a CDS encoding type IV pilin protein, with the protein MYKVNPIRRKGFTLIELMMTLFVIATLSAIAYPCYVHFLLKRHRSDAISTLIRAQFTLERCYAEHFSYNVLCSPLLSFPQTSTQGFYRIRIAKLGTTTYTLTATPMGYQTKDATCASLSIDQSNIKTAVDSTGAVQPSCWNPS; encoded by the coding sequence ATGTACAAAGTAAATCCAATACGAAGAAAAGGATTCACCTTAATTGAATTAATGATGACCCTATTTGTTATAGCCACCCTTTCTGCAATCGCCTACCCTTGCTACGTTCATTTCTTGCTTAAAAGGCATCGTTCCGATGCCATCTCCACACTTATACGAGCTCAATTCACTCTGGAACGATGTTATGCCGAACATTTTTCTTATAATGTCCTTTGCAGCCCATTACTTTCATTTCCGCAAACATCGACTCAAGGCTTTTACCGTATTCGCATAGCTAAGTTAGGAACCACTACTTATACTTTGACAGCAACACCCATGGGTTATCAAACTAAGGATGCGACTTGTGCGAGTTTGAGTATCGATCAATCCAATATAAAAACAGCTGTAGACTCAACAGGAGCCGTACAACCTAGTTGTTGGAATCCAAGCTGA
- a CDS encoding mechanosensitive ion channel family protein, with translation MNNTIEYLKHLNWEHIAFATFLLFFGYFFAKKISHWVEKIIENRFSKHLAMLSSRVIYYGFFLLFSISALHEMGFKLTLLLGTAGLFTVALSFASQTAASNLISGVFLLFERPFKVGDVISIKETKGTVETIDWLSTKIKTIDNRLIRIPNEGLIKSEITNLSIFPQKRDEIILRIDAVHDVNNIKSLLHKICEECSHILPTPKPQILLSQMIDRGGVELKVLYWSKSDLATVRDEVLSAIKITFEREAISFVNDRIYIPTLPSSATSLPL, from the coding sequence ATGAATAACACAATAGAATATTTGAAGCATCTAAATTGGGAACATATCGCTTTTGCTACGTTTTTACTCTTTTTTGGTTATTTTTTTGCAAAAAAAATCAGCCACTGGGTGGAAAAAATAATTGAAAATCGATTTTCAAAACACCTCGCAATGTTATCAAGTCGGGTGATTTATTACGGCTTTTTTTTGCTGTTTTCGATTTCAGCATTGCATGAGATGGGGTTTAAATTAACTTTATTACTAGGGACTGCGGGTTTATTTACGGTAGCTTTAAGCTTTGCTTCGCAAACGGCCGCATCCAATCTAATTAGTGGGGTGTTTCTTTTATTTGAACGCCCCTTTAAAGTAGGGGACGTGATCTCCATTAAAGAGACTAAAGGAACAGTTGAAACTATTGACTGGTTATCCACTAAAATCAAAACCATTGACAATCGATTAATTCGAATTCCCAACGAGGGGTTAATTAAATCAGAAATTACCAACTTGAGTATATTTCCTCAAAAACGAGATGAGATCATACTTAGAATTGATGCGGTACATGATGTCAATAATATTAAGTCTTTACTCCATAAAATTTGTGAGGAGTGCAGTCATATCTTACCAACACCTAAACCTCAAATTTTGTTATCTCAGATGATTGATAGAGGCGGTGTTGAACTTAAAGTGTTGTATTGGTCAAAAAGCGATTTAGCTACAGTACGTGATGAAGTGCTCTCTGCAATTAAAATAACTTTTGAACGAGAAGCAATTAGTTTTGTTAATGATCGAATTTACATACCAACACTTCCTTCTTCTGCGACATCCTTACCTCTATAG
- a CDS encoding bifunctional transcriptional activator/DNA repair enzyme AdaA — translation MLTDTEKKEYYQALLTKNSKYEGQFYVGVKSTGIFCRPTCPAKKPKFENCEFFRTIQEALLASYRPCMRCQPLSYPNQASHLIQKLVAAVEANPEKRWKDSDFVALGVDTSTARRQFKKRFGMTFVAYARARRMGIAMKQIREGTVVIETQLNVGYESSSGFRDAFSKIMGAAPSQLAKHFSVLKASWFDSPLGPMIGVADDEALYLLEFVDRRGLEREVERLRNKMKAAIIPGDTAPLRSIEKELKAYFSGTLKKFNTPIQMQGTPFQKMAWHALTLIPYGETRSYAEQAQTLGKPTAYRAVANANGANSLSIIIPCHRIINTSGNLGGYGGGTLRKQWLLEHEQKNK, via the coding sequence ATGTTAACTGATACAGAAAAAAAAGAATATTACCAGGCCTTACTTACTAAAAACTCCAAATATGAAGGTCAATTTTATGTTGGAGTAAAATCAACTGGAATATTTTGTCGGCCTACTTGTCCTGCAAAAAAACCAAAATTTGAAAACTGTGAATTTTTTCGCACAATTCAAGAAGCACTTCTAGCTTCATATAGACCGTGTATGCGTTGCCAGCCACTGTCCTATCCTAATCAGGCTTCACATTTAATTCAAAAATTGGTTGCTGCTGTAGAAGCCAATCCTGAAAAGAGATGGAAAGACAGCGATTTTGTCGCGTTAGGAGTTGATACATCAACTGCACGCAGGCAATTTAAAAAACGCTTCGGCATGACTTTTGTTGCTTACGCACGTGCAAGAAGAATGGGTATAGCCATGAAACAAATTCGTGAGGGTACAGTGGTGATTGAAACACAACTAAATGTTGGATATGAATCCAGTAGTGGTTTTCGCGATGCTTTTTCTAAAATAATGGGAGCGGCACCTTCGCAGTTAGCAAAACATTTTAGTGTTTTAAAGGCCTCCTGGTTCGATTCACCTCTTGGACCAATGATTGGAGTAGCTGATGATGAAGCTTTATATCTTTTGGAGTTCGTAGATAGAAGAGGCTTAGAGCGTGAGGTAGAACGACTAAGAAATAAAATGAAGGCAGCTATTATTCCCGGAGATACAGCGCCACTTCGATCGATTGAAAAAGAACTCAAAGCTTATTTTTCAGGAACGCTAAAAAAATTTAACACTCCAATCCAAATGCAAGGTACCCCTTTTCAAAAAATGGCTTGGCATGCTTTAACACTAATTCCTTATGGGGAAACGAGAAGTTATGCAGAACAAGCCCAAACCTTAGGTAAACCCACTGCCTACAGAGCAGTTGCTAATGCTAATGGTGCAAATTCGCTTTCAATTATTATTCCTTGTCATCGTATCATTAATACCAGTGGAAACCTGGGTGGGTATGGTGGAGGGACTTTACGAAAACAATGGCTCCTTGAGCACGAACAGAAAAATAAATGA
- a CDS encoding DUF488 domain-containing protein, whose product MMHEIKIKRIYEQADSSDGYRILVDRLWPRGVNKEKAAIDLWLKEIAPSNELRQWFHHQPEKWQEFKKRYTGELAEKQEQLTKITTKAEHQTVTLLYSAKNEKFNNAIALLELIKNKEIIKFGTNLKLYLK is encoded by the coding sequence ATGATGCATGAAATAAAGATCAAAAGAATTTATGAACAAGCTGATTCATCAGATGGATACAGAATATTGGTTGATAGATTATGGCCTCGTGGAGTAAACAAAGAGAAGGCTGCTATAGACTTATGGTTAAAAGAAATTGCCCCAAGTAACGAGTTACGTCAATGGTTTCACCATCAACCTGAAAAATGGCAAGAATTTAAAAAACGCTACACGGGTGAGCTGGCTGAAAAGCAAGAGCAACTTACCAAGATCACGACAAAAGCAGAACACCAAACTGTAACTTTGTTATACAGCGCTAAAAACGAAAAGTTTAATAATGCAATCGCTTTACTTGAGTTAATTAAAAATAAGGAAATAATCAAATTTGGTACTAATTTAAAGTTGTATTTAAAATGA
- a CDS encoding polysaccharide deacetylase family protein, with protein sequence MKIKLFIKEISFILLVLIASQSTSFAFGHRIATDSANNVSILDSEDQSQENYDIKKESPKKSFSPKKIVSITIDDLPFVGEYRNFHLNMMIETMTKEQIPATGFIIASEVRKNNWEILHKFRDAGFGLGNHTLTHANLNKMDTQEYIEEIRGADKILHPVLTKPKYFRYPYLAMSSGQKKEEILCYLARKNYQVAPITIDSKDFVFNQRLLSVPEVNRRTYLDELKPFYLDFIWQQTLRAEEHNEFHQNTEQAQILLIHANLLNAYVLPDIINLYKRNGYDFVNLEDALKTFKNQIQCNRPHAFAQNKKRHRQYKVASAEIEKFIEWD encoded by the coding sequence ATGAAAATTAAATTATTTATTAAAGAAATATCATTTATTCTGTTGGTTTTAATAGCGAGTCAGAGTACCAGTTTTGCATTTGGTCATCGCATTGCTACGGACTCCGCTAATAATGTGAGTATCTTAGATTCCGAGGATCAATCACAAGAAAATTACGATATAAAAAAAGAGTCCCCTAAAAAATCTTTTTCCCCCAAAAAAATAGTCTCCATCACCATCGATGATTTACCTTTTGTTGGCGAATATCGAAATTTTCATTTAAACATGATGATTGAAACCATGACTAAAGAGCAAATTCCTGCTACTGGATTTATTATTGCCAGTGAAGTACGTAAAAATAATTGGGAAATACTGCATAAATTCCGCGATGCTGGGTTTGGTTTAGGTAATCATACCCTCACGCATGCTAATTTAAATAAAATGGATACCCAAGAATACATTGAGGAAATTCGAGGTGCGGACAAGATATTACATCCTGTTTTAACGAAACCTAAATATTTTCGTTATCCTTACTTGGCGATGAGCTCTGGACAAAAAAAAGAAGAAATACTCTGTTATCTTGCCCGAAAGAATTACCAAGTTGCCCCAATTACTATTGATTCCAAAGATTTTGTTTTTAATCAACGCTTGTTATCAGTTCCTGAAGTGAATCGACGCACCTATTTAGATGAGTTGAAGCCTTTTTATCTTGATTTTATTTGGCAACAAACACTTCGTGCTGAGGAACACAATGAATTTCATCAAAATACCGAGCAAGCACAAATTTTATTAATTCATGCAAATTTACTTAATGCTTATGTTTTGCCTGATATTATAAATTTGTATAAACGAAATGGTTATGATTTTGTAAATTTAGAAGATGCATTAAAAACATTTAAAAATCAAATTCAATGCAATAGACCTCATGCTTTTGCGCAGAACAAAAAAAGGCATCGGCAATACAAGGTAGCAAGTGCGGAAATCGAGAAATTTATCGAATGGGATTAA
- a CDS encoding Rrf2 family transcriptional regulator, with translation MQLTQFTDYSLRALIYIALKQNTCTINDIASAYAISHNHLIKIIHNLSKMGIIKTIRGKNGGIIMAENPAEINLKTLVLKLEPHFDLVPCFNQDKANCCIAPACKLRKILLEAQKAFFEILDQFSLEDIIQNKIELYPLLKLPPQEEMHDA, from the coding sequence ATGCAACTCACTCAATTTACTGATTACTCGCTACGTGCTTTAATTTATATCGCACTCAAACAAAATACATGCACCATTAATGATATCGCCTCGGCTTATGCCATCTCACATAACCATTTAATAAAAATAATTCATAATTTATCAAAAATGGGAATTATTAAAACAATTAGAGGGAAAAATGGCGGCATTATTATGGCTGAAAATCCTGCAGAGATTAATCTAAAAACTCTTGTTTTAAAACTAGAGCCGCACTTTGATTTAGTCCCATGTTTTAATCAAGATAAAGCAAATTGTTGCATTGCACCAGCATGTAAATTACGAAAAATTCTTCTGGAAGCACAAAAAGCTTTTTTTGAAATTTTAGATCAGTTTAGTTTAGAAGATATTATTCAAAATAAAATTGAGCTCTACCCATTACTCAAGCTTCCTCCTCAAGAAGAAATGCATGATGCATGA
- a CDS encoding MFS transporter, producing the protein MQVVDEFQGYNEIKSSLLPWMVCFAATLFFFYEFIQGNMFASIAANIMQDYQIQADKMAWLSSIYYLSNVLFLFVAGMALDRFSIKNTLLIAMFLCVVSTFLLAYSHSFYMALFCRFITGIGSAFCFLGPVRLASHWFPPKRMALVTGAIVTMAMAGGMLAQYPLTKLVILVGWRQAVQDVGILGFAMLIVMFFWIKERPQKAIRQVVKPINVFSAAKKAYLNTQYLRAAFYASLMNMAIAVFGAMMGTLYLVQRLDISSSQASVVNGMLFLGSIVGSPLVGWISDKMGLRIMPMRIGVIASLLTLLAVLYLPVSYSMMAFLFFLLGFFTSAQVISYALVAESSSPAMTATAVSVISILTQGGYIVYQNMFSYLLTNHGDMQMVNGTPVYLLDAYQYAAIILPVGLLIAFLMLMGLKETRCQHTEV; encoded by the coding sequence ATGCAAGTTGTGGATGAGTTTCAAGGATATAATGAGATAAAATCGTCATTATTACCCTGGATGGTGTGTTTTGCTGCGACCTTATTCTTTTTTTATGAGTTTATTCAGGGGAATATGTTTGCATCCATCGCTGCAAATATCATGCAGGATTATCAGATACAAGCAGATAAAATGGCATGGCTCTCAAGCATTTACTATCTTTCTAATGTATTGTTTCTTTTTGTCGCGGGGATGGCTCTCGATCGCTTCTCCATTAAAAATACTTTATTAATCGCAATGTTTTTATGTGTGGTGAGTACGTTTCTATTGGCTTATTCTCATTCTTTTTATATGGCCTTATTTTGTCGATTTATCACAGGCATAGGTAGTGCGTTCTGTTTCTTAGGGCCTGTACGTTTAGCATCTCATTGGTTTCCACCCAAGCGTATGGCTTTGGTGACTGGAGCAATAGTCACGATGGCAATGGCTGGAGGTATGTTGGCACAATATCCGTTAACCAAGCTCGTTATTTTGGTTGGATGGCGTCAGGCAGTACAAGATGTAGGAATTCTTGGTTTTGCTATGCTGATTGTTATGTTTTTTTGGATAAAAGAAAGACCGCAAAAAGCAATAAGGCAAGTTGTTAAACCAATTAATGTTTTCTCAGCCGCTAAAAAGGCTTATTTGAATACTCAATATTTGCGGGCTGCATTTTATGCCAGTCTAATGAATATGGCTATTGCCGTATTCGGTGCCATGATGGGGACTTTATATTTAGTGCAACGGCTGGACATTAGTTCTTCGCAAGCCTCGGTAGTAAATGGAATGTTATTTTTGGGGTCGATTGTAGGTTCCCCTTTAGTCGGTTGGATATCTGATAAAATGGGTTTACGAATTATGCCAATGAGAATTGGGGTAATTGCCTCCTTATTAACTTTGCTCGCAGTACTCTACCTCCCTGTCTCTTATAGCATGATGGCATTTTTGTTTTTCTTGCTGGGTTTCTTTACTTCAGCGCAAGTGATTAGTTACGCATTAGTGGCAGAGAGTAGTTCTCCTGCAATGACCGCAACTGCTGTAAGTGTCATTTCAATATTGACACAAGGCGGTTATATTGTGTATCAAAATATGTTCAGTTATTTATTAACGAATCATGGGGATATGCAGATGGTGAACGGAACCCCTGTTTATCTACTTGATGCATATCAATATGCTGCAATTATTTTACCCGTAGGACTATTAATTGCTTTCCTCATGTTGATGGGGTTAAAAGAAACACGCTGCCAACATACTGAGGTCTAA
- a CDS encoding DNA internalization-related competence protein ComEC/Rec2 yields the protein MEIFCFFTGILYLYTLNRTLPLISLLFLFLSPKYSLILFFILGVLVACLHQLLNVPRGMPNSPVIPKVIIQGRIASIPNQDFSKTQFLFALEEYDQHPAQGLIQLAWYNNAPEIHVGQRWQFTAKLKKPRNYFNPGSADYVGTLNTRHIHWTGYILSKNNHLLSESPSHFNWLQVREHLGNKLNQLAPNQFTAGVFEALTLNLTNHISPQNWDLFRRTGTTHLFGISGEHIALISGMIYWLIRWLWSQSAFCCLYIPAPYIASVSGLLAALLYAFLAGFAPPVQRALIGCFFYTFYRLGKQRFSAWQIWRYALFGVLCIEPHAVFMQGFYFSFLAVACLLLTQQRWKLKGYKGSLALQLSCLIGLMPLTLYWYSYGSINGFIANLFAIPLVSFLIVPIALITMALSSWNVAVLLMKPLSFLIALLFNGLSLIEHLEVVNINYSVHSIEWVVLLMGALLMWILLPIKRLQWIALLWVMLPFYPFRTVLSPGEAVIDILDVGQGLAVAIRSQHHVLIYDTGDRFFQGNDLGNMVILPYLKTLGIKKIDAVVISHPDKDHRGGLKSLEKGMHIEQLLVNEPRYYGHGESCHDYPRWTWDGIHFIFFPITHHFKNKNNNSCILQVSTKAGKILLTGDIEKEAEDYLIKTYQEQLASDVLIVPHHGSKTSSSYRFLLEVTPRYAIASLGFDNRFHFPHAKTLATMDSLKIPFYRTDQCGMTRVNLPSQGKIEKPVCFSSNSL from the coding sequence ATGGAAATTTTTTGCTTTTTCACAGGCATACTTTACCTGTATACGCTCAATCGTACTTTGCCTCTAATTAGCCTACTCTTTTTGTTCCTCAGTCCAAAGTATTCCTTGATTCTCTTTTTTATTCTAGGGGTGTTAGTCGCATGCCTGCATCAATTGCTTAATGTACCCAGAGGGATGCCCAATAGTCCAGTCATACCTAAAGTAATAATTCAAGGAAGAATTGCATCTATTCCTAACCAAGATTTCTCTAAAACACAATTTCTATTTGCACTTGAGGAATATGATCAGCATCCAGCTCAAGGATTAATTCAATTGGCCTGGTATAACAATGCTCCTGAAATACACGTAGGGCAACGATGGCAGTTTACCGCCAAGTTAAAAAAACCACGAAATTATTTTAACCCAGGAAGCGCCGATTATGTCGGCACACTAAATACAAGGCATATTCATTGGACGGGCTATATTCTTTCTAAAAACAATCATTTACTCTCAGAATCTCCTTCTCATTTTAATTGGCTTCAAGTACGTGAACATCTAGGCAATAAACTCAACCAATTGGCACCGAATCAATTTACTGCAGGAGTTTTTGAAGCATTAACTTTAAATTTGACCAACCATATTAGCCCGCAAAATTGGGATCTATTTAGACGTACAGGAACCACCCATTTATTCGGAATTTCAGGAGAACATATTGCATTAATATCTGGAATGATTTATTGGCTGATTCGATGGCTATGGTCTCAAAGCGCCTTCTGCTGTTTGTATATTCCAGCCCCCTATATTGCTAGTGTTAGCGGGCTCCTGGCGGCTTTATTATATGCTTTCTTAGCAGGATTTGCCCCACCAGTACAAAGAGCACTCATCGGCTGTTTTTTTTATACCTTCTATCGTCTAGGAAAACAGCGCTTTTCAGCCTGGCAAATATGGAGATATGCTCTCTTTGGTGTTTTATGTATCGAACCACACGCAGTATTCATGCAAGGTTTTTATTTTTCTTTTTTGGCTGTCGCGTGTTTGCTTTTAACTCAACAACGTTGGAAGTTAAAAGGATATAAAGGAAGTTTAGCCTTACAATTAAGCTGCTTAATTGGACTCATGCCGTTAACCCTATACTGGTATTCGTATGGTTCCATTAATGGTTTTATTGCGAATTTATTTGCTATTCCTCTAGTTAGCTTTTTAATCGTACCCATAGCATTAATAACGATGGCACTCAGTTCATGGAATGTTGCCGTCCTCTTAATGAAGCCCTTATCATTTCTGATTGCACTGTTATTCAACGGATTAAGCCTTATCGAACATTTAGAAGTTGTTAATATTAATTATTCGGTCCATAGCATTGAATGGGTGGTTCTCTTGATGGGCGCTTTACTGATGTGGATTTTATTACCTATTAAACGCCTACAATGGATTGCATTACTCTGGGTAATGCTTCCATTTTACCCATTCCGCACTGTATTATCTCCAGGAGAAGCAGTAATTGATATTTTGGATGTAGGCCAAGGTTTGGCCGTTGCGATAAGAAGCCAACATCATGTGTTGATCTATGATACTGGAGATCGGTTTTTTCAAGGAAATGACCTAGGGAATATGGTGATTTTACCTTACCTTAAAACCTTAGGGATAAAAAAAATTGATGCCGTGGTCATTAGTCATCCAGATAAAGATCACCGTGGAGGACTCAAATCTCTTGAAAAAGGAATGCACATAGAGCAACTATTGGTCAATGAACCTCGTTATTACGGTCATGGTGAATCATGCCATGATTATCCACGGTGGACGTGGGATGGTATTCATTTTATTTTTTTTCCAATCACCCATCATTTTAAGAATAAAAACAATAATTCATGTATCTTGCAAGTAAGCACTAAAGCGGGAAAGATATTGTTAACCGGTGATATTGAAAAAGAAGCCGAAGATTATTTAATAAAAACATATCAAGAACAACTGGCTTCTGATGTGTTAATTGTTCCTCATCACGGTAGTAAAACCTCGTCTTCTTATCGATTCTTGCTCGAAGTTACCCCCCGCTATGCTATAGCCTCATTAGGTTTTGATAATCGTTTTCACTTTCCTCATGCTAAAACTTTGGCCACTATGGACTCATTAAAAATTCCTTTTTATAGAACAGATCAGTGCGGTATGACCCGAGTAAATTTACCATCTCAGGGAAAAATAGAAAAACCTGTGTGTTTTAGCAGCAATAGTTTGTAG